The following are encoded in a window of Risungbinella massiliensis genomic DNA:
- a CDS encoding DUF4870 domain-containing protein, which yields MNPKAIKILIHASTWFAPVLVPLVVYFLTPNSELKSLSLQAIIFHFVIWLLVSISIFFSFLLIGIPFLIVFGLMGLIIPIKGILRALQERPFRYPIVGAWFA from the coding sequence ATGAATCCAAAAGCTATAAAGATCCTCATTCATGCTAGTACCTGGTTTGCCCCTGTGTTGGTACCCTTAGTCGTATATTTTTTGACGCCTAACAGCGAGCTAAAGAGCCTATCTTTGCAAGCGATCATCTTTCATTTTGTCATCTGGTTGCTCGTTTCGATCTCGATCTTCTTCTCGTTCCTCCTCATTGGAATCCCATTTCTTATTGTATTTGGTTTAATGGGTTTGATTATCCCGATAAAAGGGATACTACGTGCCTTGCAAGAGAGACCTTTTCGTTATCCAATTGTGGGAGCTTGGTTTGCATAA
- a CDS encoding YceD family protein — MKITMHQINQQQNHLLSVTSEISFDEVVRSVRNLAGLSPIHVDLQLQKVSDNRVEVTGRLSGEMTLICSRCLKRFPQKFIVELEETFTSAPIDDESDDYAIEQGELDLTEMLRENLVLAIPFAPVCEEDCKGICAVCGNNRNEQHCTCEQEQVDPRFEKLQSLFGGKNQK; from the coding sequence ATGAAGATTACCATGCACCAGATAAACCAACAACAAAACCATCTTTTATCTGTAACATCCGAGATTTCATTTGACGAAGTAGTTCGTTCCGTACGAAATTTAGCCGGACTTAGTCCGATACATGTAGATCTTCAACTTCAAAAGGTTTCAGACAATCGTGTAGAGGTAACAGGACGTCTATCAGGTGAGATGACGTTGATCTGCTCCCGTTGTCTTAAACGGTTTCCGCAGAAATTTATAGTAGAATTAGAGGAAACGTTCACTAGTGCACCGATAGATGATGAATCCGATGATTATGCTATTGAACAAGGGGAGTTAGACCTAACGGAGATGCTACGAGAGAATCTGGTTCTCGCAATTCCGTTTGCCCCAGTTTGCGAAGAGGATTGCAAAGGCATCTGTGCTGTCTGTGGAAATAACCGAAATGAACAGCACTGTACTTGTGAACAGGAACAGGTAGATCCTCGTTTTGAAAAATTACAATCGCTATTTGGTGGCAAGAACCAGAAATAA
- the fapR gene encoding transcription factor FapR: protein MRLTKKERQQQLVQFLEQDPFINDEEMAKRLEVSIQTIRLDRMELGIPELRERMKNIAEERYDSVRSLTLDEVIGEMIELRLDEVATSLLEIRMEHVFSRTRIARGHHLFAQANSLAVALADAKVALTGGAEVRFVRPVRLGERCIARAEVIHKDGNRLQVEVKTRVKDEIVFQGKFDVHRANA from the coding sequence ATGCGCCTTACCAAAAAAGAACGTCAACAACAACTTGTTCAATTTTTGGAACAAGATCCATTTATTAATGACGAAGAGATGGCAAAACGGTTAGAGGTCAGCATTCAGACGATTCGCTTGGATCGCATGGAACTGGGTATTCCGGAACTGCGAGAACGGATGAAAAATATAGCAGAAGAGAGATATGATTCCGTACGTTCTCTGACTCTGGATGAAGTAATCGGAGAAATGATTGAGCTAAGACTGGATGAAGTAGCGACTTCATTGTTGGAGATTCGGATGGAGCATGTCTTCTCGCGTACTCGAATCGCGCGAGGACATCATCTATTCGCACAAGCCAATTCCTTAGCTGTAGCGCTTGCTGATGCCAAAGTAGCTCTGACAGGAGGAGCAGAAGTCCGATTTGTGCGTCCTGTTCGATTAGGCGAACGTTGCATCGCTCGTGCGGAAGTGATACATAAAGATGGAAATCGATTACAAGTAGAAGTAAAGACTCGTGTGAAAGATGAGATTGTCTTTCAAGGAAAGTTTGATGTACACCGTGCCAATGCATAA
- a CDS encoding beta-ketoacyl-ACP synthase III, with protein sequence MKVRSVGILGTGVYLPEKVLTNADLEKMVDTNDEWIVSRTGIRERRIAADHEASSDLSIKAAEMALKNANLTADQIDLIIVATVTPDMSFPATACLVQDQLGASKAATFDLSAACTGFIYGVSAASQFIATGVYRYALVIGVECLSRIVDWEDRNTCILFGDGAGAAVLGPVEEGYGFLSYELGGDGSGGELLKIEAGGSRCPATAATVEEKLHSLSMSGREVFKFAVRVMNNATEGALAKAGLEKEEMDLMVPHQANIRIIESAMKRFGLTKDKVAINLDKYGNMSSASVPVALHEAVQENRIQKGDHVVLCGFGGGLTWGATVLKWSQEEAK encoded by the coding sequence ATAAAGGTGAGATCAGTAGGAATATTAGGCACAGGTGTCTATCTACCAGAAAAAGTCTTGACCAATGCGGATTTGGAAAAGATGGTAGATACGAATGACGAGTGGATCGTGAGTCGCACAGGAATTCGAGAACGCCGTATTGCAGCAGATCATGAGGCTTCATCTGATCTGTCTATTAAAGCAGCAGAGATGGCACTGAAAAATGCAAATCTCACTGCAGATCAAATCGATTTAATTATCGTAGCTACAGTAACTCCAGACATGTCATTTCCGGCAACTGCCTGTCTCGTACAAGATCAGCTAGGTGCTTCCAAAGCAGCAACATTTGATTTATCTGCTGCATGTACTGGCTTTATCTATGGAGTTTCGGCGGCATCCCAGTTTATCGCCACGGGCGTTTATCGATATGCATTGGTAATTGGAGTAGAATGTCTCTCGCGGATTGTTGACTGGGAAGATCGTAACACTTGTATTCTATTTGGAGATGGAGCAGGAGCAGCAGTACTTGGACCGGTAGAGGAAGGTTATGGATTTTTGTCTTATGAGTTAGGTGGGGATGGTTCTGGTGGTGAACTGCTCAAAATTGAAGCAGGTGGTTCCCGTTGTCCAGCCACAGCCGCAACGGTAGAAGAAAAATTACATAGTCTGTCCATGAGTGGTCGTGAAGTCTTTAAGTTTGCGGTTCGTGTGATGAATAATGCAACAGAAGGTGCTCTTGCCAAAGCAGGTTTAGAAAAAGAAGAGATGGATTTAATGGTTCCGCACCAAGCTAATATCCGAATCATTGAATCAGCGATGAAGCGGTTTGGTCTAACCAAAGATAAAGTAGCAATCAACTTAGACAAATACGGTAATATGTCCTCTGCTTCAGTACCAGTAGCATTACATGAAGCAGTTCAAGAGAATCGTATCCAAAAAGGCGATCATGTCGTCTTGTGTGGATTTGGTGGAGGACTAACTTGGGGTGCGACAGTTTTGAAATGGTCTCAAGAGGAAGCTAAGTAA
- a CDS encoding acyl carrier protein has translation MATETLERVKKIVVEQLNVEAEEVTMEAGIKEDLGADSLDVVDLIMQLEDEFGITIEEDQAEKINTVGDIVNFITSKQA, from the coding sequence ATGGCAACGGAAACGTTAGAGCGTGTAAAAAAGATCGTCGTGGAACAACTGAACGTTGAGGCAGAAGAAGTGACGATGGAAGCTGGTATCAAAGAAGATTTGGGTGCGGATTCTTTGGACGTGGTGGATCTCATCATGCAATTGGAAGATGAGTTCGGTATCACTATTGAAGAAGATCAAGCAGAAAAAATCAATACGGTGGGCGACATCGTAAACTTTATTACTAGCAAACAGGCATAA
- the plsX gene encoding phosphate acyltransferase PlsX, producing the protein MRIALDIHGGDHAPHAVLEGVALAAKEWTDTTWVLLTQDEALIPKDLPNVEVRQVTETITAEDEPVKAVRRKKDSSMVVGAGLVKKGEVDAFISAGNTGALMAAGLFYTGRMKGVDRPALAAFFPSLDGKGTLILDVGANPEAKAEHLRQYAVMGSFYAQKVLGRTNARVGLLNIGTEDSKGTNLTKEAFDLLSVEQSIHFVGNVEARDILYGVCDVLVTDGFTGNVLLKNTEGVAKALFDRLKQEFTKSWITKISAAILAPGLRSFKQEMDYKHHGGAPLLGLAGPIFKAHGSSDATAFFHAIRQARQFVELQVLDSIASELGN; encoded by the coding sequence ATGCGGATCGCTTTGGATATTCATGGGGGAGATCATGCGCCCCACGCGGTCTTGGAAGGAGTAGCCTTGGCGGCGAAGGAATGGACAGATACAACTTGGGTTCTACTTACTCAAGATGAGGCACTTATTCCTAAAGATCTTCCGAATGTAGAGGTTCGACAAGTGACCGAAACGATTACAGCGGAAGATGAACCTGTCAAAGCCGTTCGCCGAAAAAAAGATTCCTCTATGGTGGTCGGCGCTGGTTTAGTAAAAAAAGGAGAAGTAGACGCCTTTATCAGTGCTGGGAATACCGGTGCTTTGATGGCAGCTGGACTTTTCTATACTGGTCGGATGAAAGGCGTCGATCGTCCTGCGTTAGCAGCATTTTTTCCTAGTCTGGATGGCAAAGGAACGTTGATATTGGATGTAGGTGCCAATCCAGAAGCGAAAGCGGAGCATCTTCGCCAGTATGCGGTGATGGGGAGTTTTTACGCACAAAAAGTGTTAGGAAGAACGAATGCAAGAGTAGGACTCTTGAACATTGGGACAGAGGACAGTAAAGGTACCAATTTGACCAAAGAAGCATTTGATTTACTTAGTGTAGAACAGAGCATTCACTTTGTTGGTAATGTAGAGGCACGGGATATTCTCTACGGTGTATGCGATGTATTGGTGACGGATGGTTTTACTGGCAATGTTCTTTTGAAAAACACAGAAGGTGTAGCTAAAGCTCTATTTGATCGGTTGAAACAAGAATTCACCAAAAGTTGGATCACGAAGATATCAGCAGCGATCTTAGCACCTGGACTTCGTAGTTTTAAGCAGGAGATGGATTATAAACATCATGGTGGAGCACCTCTGCTCGGACTGGCTGGACCTATATTTAAAGCACATGGTTCTTCTGATGCTACAGCCTTTTTCCATGCTATTCGTCAAGCGCGTCAATTTGTAGAACTACAAGTTTTGGATAGTATTGCGAGCGAGTTGGGGAATTAG
- a CDS encoding ABC transporter permease subunit: MNKYLRIGISSTIGWVLLAIIGPWYLPEPVTSENIILQIDGQTDVAPIGPTEEYWFGRDIRGRNQLTLMLLGLKFTLLTVAIIGILRQVLGSALGIIVGMSKKPKSPIIQTGSSTFGFLGLLPAFLITYCSLLGFIGEEREIAPYIWTIFFIQVLILSLFGIAPIAARAQIQTYQICSQPYVEASKMLGASRFGVFRRHISPAIRDSFWLNCLSEMLLVLQLVGQLSLFYLFIGGTKYIPEGNEFLSISFEWLGLIGQNRDWFIIKPETVIVPVVSYLLLSTTLFFLQKGLEVRLKAKEQQMYGSLR, translated from the coding sequence ATGAACAAATATCTCCGAATCGGAATCTCTTCCACAATTGGTTGGGTATTGTTAGCCATAATTGGTCCTTGGTATTTGCCGGAACCAGTGACTAGTGAAAATATCATCTTACAGATCGACGGACAAACAGATGTAGCTCCCATCGGACCAACGGAAGAGTATTGGTTTGGTCGGGACATTCGCGGGCGCAATCAGTTGACTTTAATGTTGTTAGGTTTAAAATTCACCTTGCTCACCGTCGCCATCATAGGGATCCTGCGCCAAGTACTAGGTTCTGCTCTTGGGATCATCGTCGGGATGTCGAAAAAGCCAAAGTCTCCTATCATTCAGACAGGATCTAGTACTTTTGGTTTTCTAGGTTTACTTCCCGCATTTCTCATTACTTATTGTTCATTACTAGGGTTTATTGGGGAAGAACGAGAGATAGCCCCCTATATCTGGACCATATTCTTCATTCAAGTATTGATACTCTCTTTATTTGGGATTGCCCCAATCGCTGCCCGAGCTCAGATCCAGACCTATCAGATCTGTTCTCAACCTTATGTAGAGGCCTCCAAAATGTTAGGAGCAAGCCGTTTTGGGGTATTCCGCCGCCATATTTCCCCTGCTATCCGGGACTCATTTTGGCTAAACTGCCTTTCGGAGATGCTACTCGTGCTCCAATTGGTGGGACAACTTTCCCTTTTCTATCTTTTTATCGGGGGAACTAAATATATACCGGAAGGTAATGAATTCCTATCGATCAGCTTTGAGTGGTTGGGACTCATTGGGCAAAATCGAGACTGGTTTATCATCAAGCCAGAAACGGTCATCGTACCAGTGGTCAGCTATCTCTTGTTATCTACTACCCTCTTTTTCCTTCAAAAAGGGTTGGAAGTTCGTTTAAAGGCAAAAGAACAACAGATGTATGGGTCTCTTAGATAG
- the ylbJ gene encoding sporulation integral membrane protein YlbJ yields MERILDQSKWKTILLAGVGIFLALVLVLYPEEGFRSSVRGLKIWWDVVFPSLLPFFITAELLMGFGVVHLMGVLLEPLMRPLFRVPGAGAFVVAVALISGNPMGSKLSTRLREQKLLTQAEGERLVCFTSTSGPLFIFGAVAVGFFENAKLGLVLATIHYISTITVGLCMRFYRSDDPPSPQIGSRRENLFIRAMRAMHRARIKDGRPIGQLLGEAVTSAVQTLLMIGGFIIIFSVFVHLLTYVGITKLFSIFLAFLFQTFSIPATLADPSIAGIFEMTLGSQVVSEPDVQASIFAKIVLVSAFLAWNGFSIHAQVASVLAKSDIRYKPYLFARILHVCFAIAFTFLLWPILDHLVTEKPTSITVFWNTTGETSTEWRTYQYLCLIVFLLGIFYRFFTSKGYQKTTTR; encoded by the coding sequence ATGGAACGAATACTAGATCAAAGCAAATGGAAAACGATTCTTTTGGCTGGGGTAGGAATTTTTCTTGCCCTTGTCTTGGTGCTTTACCCCGAAGAGGGATTTCGATCTTCAGTAAGAGGACTGAAAATCTGGTGGGATGTAGTCTTTCCCTCTTTACTCCCCTTCTTTATCACGGCAGAACTACTCATGGGATTTGGAGTGGTTCATTTGATGGGTGTTCTCCTAGAGCCGCTGATGCGACCTTTATTTCGAGTTCCCGGAGCAGGGGCTTTTGTCGTCGCAGTAGCACTGATCTCAGGCAACCCCATGGGTTCTAAACTTTCTACTAGACTTCGTGAGCAGAAATTACTGACCCAAGCTGAGGGAGAGCGACTCGTTTGCTTTACGAGTACTTCTGGACCCCTCTTTATCTTTGGAGCAGTAGCAGTCGGATTTTTTGAAAATGCCAAGCTAGGCCTTGTATTGGCTACTATTCATTACATCAGTACTATTACCGTAGGATTGTGTATGAGATTTTATCGTAGCGACGATCCTCCCTCCCCACAGATTGGTTCACGTCGGGAAAATCTCTTCATTCGAGCTATGCGTGCGATGCACAGAGCACGGATCAAAGACGGAAGACCCATCGGACAGTTGTTGGGAGAAGCCGTTACCTCCGCTGTACAAACGCTACTGATGATAGGTGGTTTTATCATCATTTTTTCTGTATTTGTCCATCTTCTTACATATGTAGGCATCACTAAACTATTCTCTATCTTTTTAGCTTTTCTCTTTCAAACTTTTTCCATTCCTGCCACCTTGGCAGACCCATCCATAGCAGGAATTTTTGAAATGACACTCGGATCTCAAGTTGTAAGTGAACCAGATGTGCAGGCTAGTATTTTTGCCAAAATAGTCTTGGTCAGTGCCTTTCTAGCTTGGAATGGGTTCTCGATCCATGCTCAAGTTGCCAGTGTCTTGGCTAAATCAGATATTCGTTACAAACCTTACCTCTTTGCACGTATACTACATGTCTGCTTTGCCATCGCCTTTACTTTTTTACTCTGGCCAATACTAGATCATCTTGTAACCGAAAAGCCAACTTCCATTACAGTATTTTGGAATACGACAGGAGAAACCTCAACAGAGTGGAGAACATATCAATATCTCTGTTTGATTGTCTTCTTGTTGGGTATATTTTACCGCTTCTTCACATCAAAAGGATATCAGAAAACGACAACCCGCTGA
- the fabG gene encoding 3-oxoacyl-[acyl-carrier-protein] reductase yields the protein MLTGQVAVVTGGSRGIGRAIAVNLAQAGADVVIFYAGNQVAAEETISLIQGAGKRGLALQVDVSNGEQVTSAFKEVLDSFGQIDILVNNAGITKDNLLMRMKEEDWDAVMNTNLKGVFLCTKAVTRPMVKQRKGRIINISSVVGIAGNAGQANYVAAKAGVIGFTKTCAKELASRNITVNAVAPGFIATDMTDKLPTDVQEEILKGIPLGKYGTAENIAETVRFLASEAAGYITGQTIQVDGGMVM from the coding sequence ATGCTAACTGGACAAGTAGCAGTGGTAACGGGCGGTTCACGTGGAATCGGACGTGCAATTGCAGTAAACTTAGCACAAGCGGGTGCTGATGTCGTGATTTTCTACGCAGGGAATCAAGTAGCAGCGGAAGAAACGATCTCACTCATTCAAGGGGCAGGTAAACGTGGACTTGCTCTTCAAGTAGACGTGTCAAATGGTGAGCAAGTAACCAGTGCGTTCAAAGAGGTACTAGACTCATTCGGACAAATTGATATTTTGGTCAATAACGCTGGTATTACCAAAGACAATCTGCTAATGCGGATGAAGGAAGAAGACTGGGATGCTGTAATGAATACCAACCTCAAAGGTGTATTCCTTTGCACCAAAGCAGTGACACGACCAATGGTCAAGCAACGTAAAGGACGCATTATCAATATCAGTTCCGTTGTCGGAATCGCCGGGAATGCAGGTCAAGCCAACTATGTGGCTGCGAAAGCTGGTGTGATCGGCTTTACCAAGACTTGTGCAAAAGAGCTAGCTAGTCGTAATATTACGGTGAATGCGGTTGCTCCAGGTTTTATTGCAACAGATATGACAGACAAACTGCCAACTGATGTACAAGAAGAGATTTTAAAAGGTATTCCGCTAGGTAAATATGGTACAGCAGAAAATATTGCCGAAACAGTGCGCTTCTTGGCTAGTGAGGCAGCTGGTTATATTACGGGACAAACTATTCAAGTTGATGGTGGTATGGTAATGTAA
- the rpmF gene encoding 50S ribosomal protein L32: protein MAVPFRRTSKTRKRKRRTHFKLSVPGLVNCPQCGEPKLSHRVCKQCGHYKGEVVEGVVNE from the coding sequence ATGGCAGTACCTTTTCGTCGTACTTCCAAAACACGTAAGCGCAAACGCCGCACTCACTTTAAACTGAGTGTACCAGGTTTGGTGAACTGCCCACAGTGTGGAGAACCAAAACTTTCTCACCGTGTATGTAAACAATGTGGACATTACAAAGGTGAAGTAGTAGAAGGCGTTGTGAACGAGTAG
- the fabD gene encoding ACP S-malonyltransferase: MGKIAFLFPGQGSQQVGMGKAIAEEKTSAKQVFEQADQALGYALSELCFAGPEEELRLTANTQPAILTTSVALLRALQEEVDIKPDFVAGHSLGEYSALVTADAISFSDAVQIVHKRGTYMEQAVPAGVGSMSAVLQLDRDKLDEVCQQASQPDSVVEPANYNCPGQIVISGHKEAVERAGVAAAEAGARRVVPLVVSGPFHSSLMKPAQEQLAKSLEEVTIQDAKIPVVANVTAQSVTEASRIRELLVDQVSSPVLWEDTVRYLLDQGVTTFVEIGAGNVLAGLIRKVDRKAKVLNVQDLAGIEQVREFLKEEQI; encoded by the coding sequence ATGGGGAAAATAGCGTTTCTTTTTCCAGGGCAAGGTTCTCAGCAAGTAGGGATGGGAAAAGCAATTGCCGAAGAAAAAACATCTGCCAAACAAGTATTTGAACAAGCAGATCAAGCCTTGGGCTATGCGCTGTCCGAGCTTTGTTTTGCAGGTCCAGAAGAAGAGCTTCGATTAACAGCTAATACACAACCTGCGATTCTTACTACGAGCGTAGCACTTTTGCGTGCTCTTCAAGAAGAAGTGGACATCAAACCGGATTTTGTAGCAGGCCATAGCCTTGGAGAGTATTCCGCTTTGGTGACAGCAGATGCAATCTCCTTTTCTGATGCTGTCCAAATTGTACATAAACGCGGAACCTATATGGAGCAAGCAGTACCAGCAGGTGTTGGAAGTATGTCCGCTGTTTTACAATTGGATCGGGACAAGCTAGATGAGGTTTGTCAACAAGCAAGTCAACCGGATTCAGTGGTAGAACCTGCAAACTACAACTGTCCTGGGCAAATTGTTATCTCTGGACACAAAGAAGCAGTAGAACGAGCAGGAGTTGCTGCCGCAGAAGCAGGCGCTCGACGTGTAGTTCCTCTTGTAGTAAGTGGTCCATTTCACTCCAGTCTGATGAAACCAGCCCAAGAACAACTGGCAAAATCTCTGGAAGAAGTTACGATCCAAGATGCTAAAATACCAGTAGTAGCCAATGTGACAGCTCAATCTGTGACCGAAGCGAGTCGGATACGAGAGTTGCTGGTAGATCAAGTATCCTCTCCAGTGCTATGGGAAGATACAGTCCGTTATCTCCTAGATCAAGGGGTAACTACCTTTGTCGAGATTGGAGCGGGCAATGTCTTAGCCGGCTTGATCCGAAAAGTAGATCGCAAAGCAAAAGTTCTCAACGTACAAGATTTGGCTGGCATCGAACAAGTTCGAGAGTTTCTTAAAGAAGAGCAAATATAG
- a CDS encoding ABC transporter permease subunit, with translation MTQLWTGESFLIKVGEFFPPTSFFTEIEQAFWVSLIYIVIAGFIALLVGMILGFLTYRKLSSGIWLEWFSTIPDFILIILLQALVIWIFKNTNILLATVININDDPAYLLPIVTLSYVPLIFITRNVRIYVQTEMSKDYVLFAKAKGLTRMRIYTHQVLPNISARVQADLFTISSILVGSLFIIEILFNIYGATSFLIKFSWNYAATVNGLFVLTLIFLLLYALNSLFLYLLTRLGRLL, from the coding sequence GTGACCCAGCTCTGGACAGGAGAATCTTTTCTCATCAAGGTTGGTGAATTTTTCCCTCCTACTTCGTTTTTCACCGAGATCGAACAGGCTTTTTGGGTTTCTCTTATCTACATTGTGATAGCTGGTTTTATCGCATTATTAGTTGGGATGATCTTGGGATTTCTCACCTATCGAAAGCTGTCAAGCGGAATCTGGCTGGAGTGGTTTTCTACCATTCCTGATTTTATCTTAATTATCTTGTTACAAGCTTTGGTCATCTGGATCTTTAAAAACACCAATATTTTGCTAGCTACTGTAATCAATATTAATGATGATCCTGCCTATCTATTACCTATTGTGACCCTAAGTTATGTTCCACTAATCTTTATCACACGGAATGTCCGGATCTATGTACAAACAGAGATGAGCAAAGATTATGTCTTGTTCGCCAAAGCAAAAGGACTAACTCGTATGCGAATCTATACTCATCAGGTTCTACCCAATATCTCGGCTCGTGTCCAAGCAGATCTTTTTACTATCTCGTCCATTCTCGTGGGAAGTCTCTTTATTATTGAAATTCTCTTTAATATATATGGAGCCACTTCGTTCCTTATAAAATTTTCTTGGAACTATGCCGCAACAGTCAACGGCTTATTTGTATTAACCCTGATCTTTCTCCTTTTGTATGCACTTAATAGTCTGTTTCTTTACCTTCTGACCAGATTAGGGAGGCTACTATGA
- a CDS encoding SepM family pheromone-processing serine protease, which produces MTQALSKRRIISFSILFILFILIGIGFLVPIPYYVMKPGSAMDVEPYVQVEVPQKDENGKFYLTTISLQEGSVIDYLIDRFSDQIELIPNEQLLAPGETDEEYEREQRENMEESQHFALISAFQYTKQPIRVEKIGLEVFRILEGVRTGLQPRDLIQKVDNQAVTSVEGLSKILQGKQVGEKVPVTLVRKGKSITVEVPVIELPGKPNEPKRHGFGFTAFVKTSVTTTPKAKIQTENIGGPSAGLMFTLETIDQLLPENLTNGYQVSGTGTIDDKGNVGQIGGIQYKVMAADRQGAHIFFTPKDIQPHDNNEKIAKETAKKIGTKMEIVPVANVQEAIEYLKKKPYYPAVS; this is translated from the coding sequence ATGACCCAAGCCTTATCAAAGCGTAGAATTATTAGTTTTTCGATTTTATTTATTCTATTCATCTTGATCGGGATCGGTTTCCTTGTGCCAATCCCTTACTATGTGATGAAACCTGGTTCAGCGATGGATGTAGAACCTTATGTACAAGTAGAAGTCCCACAAAAAGATGAAAATGGGAAATTTTATCTCACTACTATTTCCCTTCAAGAAGGAAGTGTAATCGATTATTTGATCGACCGCTTTTCGGATCAAATAGAGTTAATACCTAATGAGCAGCTACTTGCACCTGGTGAAACAGATGAAGAATATGAGCGAGAGCAAAGGGAGAACATGGAAGAATCCCAACATTTCGCGTTGATCTCTGCCTTTCAATACACGAAGCAGCCTATTCGCGTTGAAAAGATAGGATTAGAAGTTTTTCGAATTTTAGAAGGGGTTCGTACAGGACTTCAACCTAGGGATCTAATTCAGAAAGTGGATAACCAAGCAGTCACTTCGGTTGAGGGTTTGTCCAAAATCTTGCAAGGAAAGCAAGTAGGAGAAAAAGTTCCTGTTACCCTTGTTCGTAAAGGGAAATCTATTACGGTCGAAGTTCCTGTTATTGAATTACCTGGTAAACCAAACGAACCAAAACGTCATGGTTTTGGATTTACCGCTTTTGTGAAAACAAGTGTAACCACCACTCCAAAAGCGAAGATTCAGACAGAGAATATTGGAGGTCCTTCGGCCGGCTTGATGTTTACGTTGGAGACAATTGATCAGCTACTCCCCGAAAACTTGACGAATGGATATCAGGTATCAGGAACTGGGACCATAGATGATAAAGGAAATGTAGGACAAATTGGGGGAATTCAATACAAAGTAATGGCGGCAGATCGGCAAGGTGCCCATATATTTTTCACACCAAAAGACATACAACCACATGATAACAATGAAAAAATAGCGAAAGAGACAGCCAAGAAAATTGGTACCAAGATGGAGATTGTGCCAGTAGCAAATGTGCAAGAGGCAATCGAGTATCTCAAGAAAAAACCATATTATCCTGCTGTGTCCTAA
- a CDS encoding patatin-like phospholipase family protein, whose protein sequence is MSVEQRPKVGIALGAGAARGYAHIGVLKVLKKEGIPIDYIAGTSMGSLIGAVYANGIDLDMMEQLAIHLKRNTWLDFTIPKMGFLVGKKAQELVLLLTHRKKIEELAIPLAVVATDLHTGERVVFTEGPTDLAVRASISIPGIFEPVSWNGKLLVDGGVVDRVPISTVRKMGADVVIAVDVLSRSKHVPIHNIFEVISQTLLIMEREILNQKLLYADVMIHPEVSDISLSAFTQIDECIQRGEIAAEQMLPQIHECITNWRGETKE, encoded by the coding sequence ATCTCTGTGGAACAAAGGCCTAAAGTTGGAATTGCACTTGGAGCAGGTGCTGCTAGAGGATATGCCCATATTGGAGTCCTAAAAGTTCTGAAAAAGGAAGGGATTCCAATTGATTATATAGCTGGTACCAGTATGGGAAGCCTAATTGGTGCGGTATATGCAAATGGAATAGACTTAGATATGATGGAACAATTAGCTATTCATCTCAAGCGAAACACTTGGTTGGACTTCACTATTCCCAAAATGGGGTTTTTAGTAGGGAAAAAGGCGCAAGAACTGGTTTTGCTTCTAACACACCGGAAAAAAATAGAGGAACTAGCCATTCCACTAGCGGTTGTAGCTACCGATTTACATACGGGAGAACGAGTAGTTTTTACAGAAGGACCGACCGATTTGGCAGTTCGAGCCAGTATCTCGATTCCAGGTATCTTTGAACCCGTTTCGTGGAATGGAAAATTGTTGGTAGATGGTGGAGTGGTGGATCGAGTCCCAATCTCAACGGTGCGTAAGATGGGAGCAGATGTGGTAATTGCGGTTGATGTTTTATCTAGATCTAAGCATGTCCCTATCCACAACATCTTTGAAGTGATTTCTCAAACTCTCTTAATTATGGAAAGAGAAATCCTCAATCAGAAGTTACTCTATGCAGATGTGATGATCCATCCTGAGGTCTCAGATATTAGTCTAAGTGCCTTCACCCAAATCGATGAATGTATTCAACGTGGGGAGATTGCGGCTGAGCAAATGCTTCCTCAAATACACGAATGTATTACCAACTGGCGAGGAGAGACAAAAGAATGA